The following are encoded in a window of Arthrobacter sp. OAP107 genomic DNA:
- a CDS encoding S9 family peptidase — MKPEHLPLLNSVSAPAVHPDGTRAVVSVVRPDFDADSYVGQLWSVPRDPEKLPRRITRGFRDTAPAFSPDGRVLAFLRSAPGGSPQLHVVEAAGGEPQALTDRKMGVGSFAWSPDSARIVFAAREPEAGRYGTLDGVGSGAEDARLITEYKYRLNGEGYTGDKPQQLFLLDVPELGGEPWVKPVGRAAKRSGSGKGKADGETERTAGSGEDSGGFPKARQLTTSATDHAGATFSSDGTTVYFVAALHEDADQDLVSAIYRVAADGGTPALVPVPNLGAQTVFDVRESFDGRWLFFTGQDLGSTRQDFVAKNPVLYVMPAAGGDATALSDAENMDVEAPGASIGLRGPDSALVLNNAQGTVELLEFSATGDHSLLVHGDRVVGGAGDGAGTVFLSYSDAATAGDVGVLEDGQLRLLTDFSAALRSEAGIIEPQELTFPAPDGYPVHGWLVLPPGKGPHPVLLNIHGGPFAQYTTAFFDEAQIYAAAGYAVLMCNPRGSAGYGQAHGRSIKERMGTVDMQDVLAFLDGSLEKFSSLDAGALGIMGGSYGGYLTAWTISQDHRFRAAIVERGFLDPVSFTGSSDIGWFFGGEYVGSAAEQVAAQSPMATVSAVRTPTLVIHSEDDLRCPVEQGQRYFTALKLQGVDSAFLVFPGEDHELSRSGTPHHRRQRFEHILDWWAKYLPTDSNRRGSDAGPV, encoded by the coding sequence ATGAAGCCTGAACATTTGCCGCTGCTCAACTCCGTCTCCGCCCCCGCCGTCCACCCCGACGGCACCAGGGCCGTGGTCTCCGTCGTCCGGCCCGACTTTGACGCGGACTCCTATGTCGGCCAGCTGTGGAGCGTCCCGCGGGACCCGGAAAAACTGCCCCGTCGCATAACCCGGGGTTTCCGCGACACGGCGCCGGCTTTCTCGCCGGACGGCCGGGTGCTGGCATTCCTCCGCTCCGCCCCGGGAGGCAGTCCGCAGCTCCACGTCGTGGAGGCCGCAGGCGGAGAACCGCAGGCACTGACCGACAGGAAGATGGGCGTCGGCTCCTTTGCCTGGTCGCCGGATTCCGCGCGGATCGTCTTCGCAGCCAGGGAACCTGAGGCGGGCCGGTACGGAACGCTCGACGGCGTGGGGTCCGGCGCCGAAGACGCCCGGCTCATCACGGAGTACAAGTACAGGCTCAATGGTGAGGGCTACACGGGGGACAAGCCCCAGCAGCTTTTCCTGCTCGATGTTCCGGAACTCGGCGGGGAACCCTGGGTCAAGCCAGTGGGGCGCGCTGCCAAGCGGAGCGGCAGCGGAAAGGGCAAGGCCGATGGTGAGACTGAACGTACGGCCGGGTCCGGCGAGGATTCCGGCGGGTTCCCGAAGGCCCGCCAGCTCACGACGTCGGCAACCGACCACGCCGGCGCCACCTTCAGCAGCGACGGCACTACCGTCTACTTCGTGGCTGCCCTCCACGAGGATGCCGACCAGGACCTGGTGTCAGCGATCTACCGGGTAGCGGCCGACGGCGGGACGCCGGCTTTGGTGCCGGTCCCCAACCTGGGTGCCCAGACAGTTTTCGACGTCCGGGAGTCGTTTGACGGGCGATGGCTGTTCTTCACCGGCCAGGACCTGGGCAGCACCCGCCAGGACTTCGTTGCCAAGAACCCAGTCCTCTACGTCATGCCCGCCGCGGGCGGGGACGCCACAGCCCTCAGCGACGCGGAGAACATGGACGTCGAAGCGCCCGGTGCCAGCATCGGCCTCCGCGGCCCGGACAGTGCGCTGGTGCTCAACAATGCCCAGGGAACGGTGGAGCTGCTCGAATTCAGCGCCACGGGAGACCACTCCCTCCTCGTGCACGGCGACCGCGTGGTCGGCGGGGCCGGGGACGGTGCGGGCACCGTGTTCCTCAGCTACAGCGACGCCGCCACGGCAGGTGACGTGGGAGTCCTCGAGGACGGCCAGCTCCGGCTGCTCACCGACTTCTCCGCAGCGCTGCGGAGCGAGGCGGGCATCATCGAACCCCAGGAACTGACGTTCCCCGCCCCCGACGGCTACCCCGTCCACGGCTGGCTGGTTCTGCCGCCGGGCAAAGGCCCGCACCCGGTGCTGCTGAACATCCACGGCGGACCGTTCGCGCAGTACACCACCGCGTTCTTCGACGAGGCACAGATTTACGCCGCAGCCGGCTACGCCGTTTTGATGTGCAACCCCCGTGGCTCGGCCGGTTACGGCCAGGCCCACGGCCGGAGCATCAAGGAGCGGATGGGCACAGTGGACATGCAGGACGTGCTCGCGTTCCTGGACGGAAGCCTGGAGAAGTTCTCCTCCCTGGACGCCGGCGCGCTGGGAATCATGGGCGGTTCCTATGGCGGTTACCTCACGGCGTGGACCATCAGCCAGGACCACCGGTTCCGGGCAGCCATCGTGGAGCGGGGCTTCCTGGATCCCGTCAGCTTCACCGGCTCGTCGGACATCGGATGGTTCTTCGGCGGTGAATACGTTGGCTCGGCAGCCGAGCAGGTGGCCGCCCAGAGTCCCATGGCAACCGTGAGCGCCGTCCGGACGCCCACGCTGGTGATCCACAGCGAGGATGACCTGCGCTGCCCCGTGGAACAGGGCCAGCGCTACTTCACCGCCCTCAAGCTGCAGGGCGTCGACTCGGCGTTCCTCGTGTTCCCGGGGGAGGACCACGAGCTGTCACGCTCGGGCACGCCGCATCACCGGCGGCAGCGGTTTGAACACATCCTCGACTGGTGGGCGAAGTACCTGCCGACGGACAGCAACCGCCGCGGCTCCGATGCCGGGCCGGTCTGA
- a CDS encoding excinuclease ABC subunit UvrA: MTTTTRTDTQPSGLHTADGHDLIRVQGARVNNLKDVSVEIPKRRLTVFTGVSGSGKSSLVFGTIAAESQRMINETYSAFVQGFMPTLSRPDVDVLEGLTTAIIVDQERMGANPRSTVGTATDANAMLRILFSRLGQPHIGSPNAYSFNIPTVKASGAITVERGNKTKAEKATFNRLGGMCPRCEGMGNVSDFDLTALYDDSKSLSGGALTIPGYSMDGWYGRIFSGAGFNMDKPINKFTKKELHDLLYKEPTKIKVEGINLTYEGIINKIQKSMLSKDVDSLQPHVRAFVERAITFTTCPDCGGTRLSQEALSSKIKGKNIADVCSMQITDLADWIRGLDEPSVAPLLAGLQHLLDSFAEIGLGYLSLDRPSGTLSGGESQRTKMIRHLGSSLTDVTYVFDEPTIGLHPHDIERMNALLLQLRDKGNTVLVVEHKPESIAIADHIVDLGPGAGTGGGTVCFEGTVDGLRGSDTITGRHLDDRAQLKKSVRSASGALEIRGASTNNLKNVDVDIPLGVLCVLTGVAGSGKSSLIHGSVAKRDGVVVIDQTGIRGSRRSNPATYTGLLEPIRKAFAKANGVKPALFSSNSEGACPTCNGAGVIYTDLGVMATVETVCEECDGKRFQAAVLEFTLGGRNIAEVLAMSVAEAEEFFEDGDASTPAAHRILDRLADVGLGYLTLGQPLTTLSGGERQRLKLAAQMADKGDVYILDEPTTGLHLADVQNLLGLLDRLVDSGKSVIVIEHHQAVMAHADWIIDLGPGAGHDGGRIVFEGSPAALVAGRSTLTGEHLAAYVGAN, translated from the coding sequence ATGACCACCACGACGAGGACGGACACGCAGCCGTCCGGACTGCACACCGCCGACGGCCATGACCTGATCCGTGTGCAGGGCGCGCGCGTGAACAACCTCAAGGATGTCAGCGTCGAGATCCCCAAGCGCCGCCTGACCGTGTTCACCGGTGTCTCCGGCTCGGGCAAGAGCTCCCTGGTGTTCGGCACCATCGCCGCGGAATCGCAGCGGATGATCAATGAGACGTACAGCGCCTTCGTGCAGGGGTTCATGCCCACACTGTCGCGGCCTGACGTCGACGTCCTGGAGGGGCTGACGACGGCCATCATCGTCGACCAGGAGCGGATGGGAGCCAACCCGCGCTCCACCGTAGGCACTGCGACCGACGCCAACGCGATGCTGCGGATCCTCTTCAGCAGGCTGGGCCAGCCCCACATCGGCTCACCCAATGCCTACTCCTTCAACATCCCCACTGTGAAGGCCAGCGGCGCAATCACCGTCGAGCGCGGCAACAAGACCAAGGCGGAAAAGGCCACGTTCAACCGGCTCGGCGGCATGTGCCCGCGCTGCGAAGGCATGGGCAACGTCAGCGACTTCGACCTCACGGCCCTGTATGACGACAGCAAGTCGCTCAGCGGGGGCGCCCTGACCATTCCGGGCTACAGCATGGACGGCTGGTACGGCCGCATCTTCAGCGGGGCCGGCTTCAACATGGACAAGCCGATCAACAAGTTCACCAAGAAGGAACTCCACGATCTGCTCTACAAGGAGCCGACGAAGATCAAGGTCGAGGGCATCAACCTGACCTACGAGGGCATCATCAACAAGATCCAGAAGTCGATGCTGTCCAAGGACGTGGACTCGCTGCAGCCGCACGTCCGCGCCTTCGTGGAGCGGGCCATCACCTTCACAACATGTCCCGACTGCGGCGGCACCCGGCTCAGCCAGGAAGCCCTGTCGTCGAAGATCAAAGGCAAGAACATCGCCGACGTCTGCAGCATGCAGATCACCGACCTGGCCGACTGGATCCGGGGACTGGACGAACCGTCCGTGGCCCCGCTGCTCGCCGGGCTGCAGCACCTTCTGGACTCATTCGCGGAAATCGGACTGGGCTACCTTTCGCTGGACCGGCCGTCGGGGACCCTGTCCGGGGGAGAGTCGCAGCGCACCAAGATGATCCGCCACCTCGGTTCGTCGCTGACGGACGTAACCTATGTCTTCGACGAGCCCACGATCGGCCTGCACCCGCACGACATCGAGCGCATGAACGCCCTGCTGCTCCAGCTGCGTGACAAAGGCAACACGGTGCTCGTCGTGGAGCACAAGCCGGAAAGCATCGCCATCGCTGACCACATCGTCGACCTCGGCCCTGGCGCCGGCACCGGAGGCGGCACCGTCTGCTTTGAAGGTACCGTCGACGGGCTCCGGGGGAGTGACACCATCACCGGCCGGCACCTCGATGACCGGGCTCAGCTCAAGAAGTCGGTGCGCTCCGCTTCCGGCGCGCTGGAGATCCGTGGCGCGTCGACAAACAACCTCAAGAATGTCGACGTCGACATCCCGCTTGGCGTGCTATGTGTCCTTACCGGCGTTGCCGGTTCCGGTAAGAGCTCGCTCATCCACGGCTCCGTAGCCAAGCGCGACGGCGTGGTGGTGATCGACCAGACCGGCATCCGCGGTTCACGGCGCAGCAACCCGGCCACCTACACCGGGCTGCTCGAGCCGATCCGCAAGGCGTTTGCCAAGGCTAACGGCGTGAAGCCCGCTTTGTTCAGCTCCAACTCCGAGGGTGCCTGCCCCACGTGCAACGGCGCCGGCGTCATCTACACGGACCTGGGTGTCATGGCCACCGTTGAGACCGTCTGCGAGGAATGCGACGGCAAGCGGTTCCAGGCAGCGGTGCTGGAGTTCACGCTCGGGGGACGGAACATCGCCGAAGTGCTGGCCATGTCGGTGGCGGAGGCGGAGGAGTTCTTCGAGGACGGCGATGCAAGTACGCCGGCCGCCCACAGGATCCTCGACCGGCTGGCCGACGTCGGGCTTGGTTACCTGACCCTCGGCCAGCCACTCACGACCCTGTCCGGCGGCGAGCGGCAGCGGCTGAAGCTGGCCGCGCAGATGGCAGACAAGGGCGATGTCTACATCCTCGACGAGCCAACCACCGGCCTGCATCTGGCCGACGTCCAGAACCTGCTGGGTCTGCTGGACCGGCTCGTTGACTCGGGCAAGTCTGTGATCGTCATCGAGCACCACCAGGCAGTCATGGCGCATGCCGACTGGATCATCGACCTCGGACCAGGCGCGGGGCACGACGGCGGCAGGATCGTTTTCGAAGGATCGCCGGCAGCCCTTGTGGCCGGCCGTTCAACGCTCACCGGCGAACACCTCGCGGCGTACGTCGGCGCCAACTGA
- a CDS encoding NAD(P)/FAD-dependent oxidoreductase, producing MTDVLIVGGGPVGLFLGSLLLQHGVAVRVLERRTGRNAHTRAIGIHPPALAALERIGVARELIGRGVPIRQGFAVSKGRRIARMPFAPVSDRYPFVLAVPQPVTEEVLERRLRELDGAALLRNARVTGMDDDGGRVTLNVSGGGAARHSAAFAVGADGAYSTMRSLLGVAAPEKLYPDNYLMGDFPESSPFGSDAALFLEPDGIVESFPLPGGVRRWVVRLGSPPACPDAEQLAGLVARRTGVPLDAGGNTMLSSFSVRARLAARMASGRTALVGDAAHEISPIGGQGMNLGWLDAEALLPVILAVLHGEPSAQALRHFDASRRRAAVAAKHQAEVNMALGRPLPDGLLRSRNAAIAGVAAIPAFNALVARRFTMQ from the coding sequence ATGACCGATGTGCTGATCGTGGGCGGCGGACCGGTGGGACTCTTCCTCGGTTCGCTGCTCCTGCAGCACGGGGTCGCGGTGCGGGTCCTGGAACGGCGGACGGGCCGTAACGCCCACACCCGGGCCATAGGCATCCATCCGCCGGCGCTCGCCGCCCTGGAGCGCATCGGCGTTGCCCGCGAGCTGATCGGCCGGGGCGTCCCGATCCGCCAGGGCTTTGCCGTGAGCAAAGGCCGCAGGATTGCCCGCATGCCGTTCGCTCCGGTTTCCGACCGGTATCCGTTCGTCCTGGCCGTGCCCCAGCCCGTGACCGAGGAGGTGTTGGAGCGGCGGCTCCGGGAGCTGGACGGCGCCGCGCTGCTGCGGAATGCCCGGGTCACCGGAATGGACGACGACGGCGGCCGGGTCACGCTCAACGTCAGTGGCGGTGGTGCCGCCAGGCACTCCGCCGCTTTCGCGGTGGGTGCCGACGGTGCCTACTCGACAATGCGTTCCCTTCTGGGGGTCGCGGCGCCTGAGAAACTGTATCCGGACAACTATTTGATGGGTGACTTCCCTGAGTCCAGCCCCTTCGGCAGCGACGCCGCCCTGTTCCTGGAACCCGATGGCATTGTGGAGTCCTTCCCGCTTCCCGGCGGCGTCCGCCGCTGGGTGGTCCGGCTGGGCAGCCCGCCCGCATGCCCCGATGCGGAGCAGCTGGCCGGACTCGTTGCCCGCAGAACCGGCGTCCCGCTGGACGCCGGTGGGAACACCATGCTCAGCAGCTTCAGTGTCCGTGCGCGGCTGGCCGCGCGCATGGCCTCGGGCCGGACGGCGCTGGTCGGTGACGCCGCGCACGAGATCAGCCCCATCGGCGGCCAGGGCATGAACCTTGGCTGGCTGGATGCGGAGGCCCTGCTGCCTGTGATCCTCGCAGTCCTCCACGGTGAGCCGTCCGCTCAAGCGCTGCGGCATTTCGATGCCTCGCGGCGGCGGGCGGCAGTAGCCGCCAAACACCAGGCCGAGGTGAACATGGCACTTGGCCGTCCGCTGCCGGACGGCCTGCTGCGGTCCCGGAACGCCGCCATCGCCGGCGTCGCAGCCATACCCGCATTCAACGCCCTGGTGGCCCGGCGCTTCACCATGCAGTGA
- a CDS encoding NfeD family protein → MFEWLGQNWWAVWLTLFLVFAAVEMLTLDLFFIMLGGGALAGLVADFAGADLWLEIVVFCVVSLLMIAFVRPVTLKHLHKGPPEQRTNIDRLIGESALVLEAVTASGGRVKIGGDIWSARSQSGVLAEGQRVIVSAIEGATAVVSPQAETAIQ, encoded by the coding sequence ATGTTTGAATGGCTTGGCCAAAACTGGTGGGCAGTGTGGCTCACCCTCTTCCTGGTGTTCGCCGCCGTGGAGATGCTGACCCTTGATCTGTTTTTCATCATGCTGGGCGGAGGCGCCCTGGCCGGCCTGGTGGCCGACTTCGCAGGCGCCGACCTCTGGCTGGAGATCGTCGTGTTCTGCGTCGTCTCGCTGCTTATGATCGCCTTCGTCCGCCCGGTGACCCTCAAGCACCTGCACAAGGGCCCGCCCGAACAGCGCACCAACATCGACCGCCTGATCGGTGAATCAGCACTGGTCCTGGAGGCGGTCACGGCCTCCGGCGGACGCGTGAAGATCGGCGGCGACATCTGGAGCGCCCGCTCGCAGTCCGGCGTCCTGGCCGAAGGGCAGCGCGTGATCGTCTCGGCCATTGAAGGTGCGACGGCGGTCGTCTCACCACAGGCTGAGACCGCCATCCAGTAG
- a CDS encoding class I SAM-dependent methyltransferase: protein MDRPDCDPGRLQRTYEQFALVNRVVSGWHRLYRTRVRPQVSGTGPATLLDVGCGGGDLAVMLARWAARDGIRLHVTGIDPDERAFRFAAARKPAPGVGFRQASSGDLLAEGRQYDVVISNHVLHHLTAPELQSFLADSARLARRVALHNDLSRSAAAYALFSAGALPLTGSYIRGDGLTSIRRSYTVPELAAVVPAGWTVEPHAPFHCLLSYRRRPA from the coding sequence ATGGACCGGCCGGACTGCGATCCGGGCCGGCTGCAGCGCACCTACGAACAGTTCGCACTGGTCAACCGTGTGGTCTCCGGCTGGCACCGGCTGTACCGCACCAGAGTGCGCCCGCAGGTGTCCGGCACCGGCCCGGCTACCCTGCTGGACGTCGGCTGCGGCGGCGGGGACCTGGCAGTGATGCTCGCCCGCTGGGCTGCGAGGGACGGGATCCGGCTCCACGTGACGGGGATCGACCCGGATGAAAGGGCGTTCCGGTTCGCGGCGGCGCGGAAGCCGGCACCCGGCGTCGGATTCCGCCAGGCGAGCAGCGGTGACCTGCTCGCCGAGGGCCGGCAGTACGACGTCGTCATTTCCAACCACGTGCTGCACCACCTGACGGCGCCGGAGCTGCAGTCGTTTTTGGCCGATTCCGCCCGGCTCGCCCGCCGCGTGGCCCTGCACAACGACCTGAGCCGGAGTGCGGCCGCCTATGCCCTTTTCAGCGCCGGGGCCCTGCCGCTCACCGGCTCCTACATCCGCGGGGACGGGCTGACGTCCATCAGGCGCAGTTACACCGTCCCGGAGCTGGCCGCCGTGGTCCCCGCCGGCTGGACGGTGGAACCGCACGCACCCTTCCACTGCCTGCTCAGCTACCGGCGGCGTCCGGCATGA
- a CDS encoding putative RNA methyltransferase, with protein sequence MLSRLPVLLCPVCRQDLQAVHEGGTGRIRALACRERHSFDAARQGYFNMLVGKGTAFEPDTAEMVAARTAFLDAGHYHPLADALARAAAPALNGPAPTILDSGTGTGHYLRAVLDYLQSAHADGAPIPAVANGVAAVGLDISKFALRRAAKLNPEAINLVGDVWQPLPLPDAAVDVITVVFAPRNAAEFARVLKPSGRLIVVTPRAGHLGEIASQAGMLGIDPAKDERLAEALAGRFSALSTLDIDVDLSLSPEDVANIALMGPAGHHTDRAALIGRLAGLPPTTGVSARFRISVFVPSENRAP encoded by the coding sequence ATGCTTTCGCGCCTGCCCGTTCTCCTTTGCCCCGTCTGCCGCCAGGATCTCCAGGCGGTCCACGAGGGCGGCACCGGCCGGATCCGGGCGCTGGCGTGCCGGGAGCGGCACAGCTTCGACGCCGCCCGGCAGGGGTATTTCAACATGCTGGTGGGCAAGGGAACCGCCTTCGAACCGGACACCGCCGAAATGGTCGCGGCGCGGACAGCCTTTCTCGATGCCGGCCACTACCATCCGCTGGCCGACGCGCTGGCCCGGGCAGCCGCGCCGGCCCTGAACGGGCCAGCCCCAACCATCCTTGACTCCGGCACGGGAACGGGACACTACCTGCGGGCGGTCCTGGATTATCTGCAGAGCGCACATGCGGACGGCGCCCCTATACCTGCCGTGGCCAACGGCGTGGCCGCCGTCGGGCTGGACATCTCCAAGTTCGCGCTGCGCCGCGCAGCCAAACTCAATCCGGAAGCCATCAACCTGGTGGGGGACGTCTGGCAGCCGCTGCCCCTGCCCGACGCCGCCGTCGACGTCATCACCGTGGTGTTCGCGCCCCGCAACGCTGCCGAGTTCGCCCGGGTCCTCAAACCCTCAGGCAGGCTCATCGTGGTGACGCCACGCGCCGGCCACCTCGGGGAGATCGCCAGCCAGGCCGGGATGCTGGGCATCGACCCTGCCAAGGACGAGCGCCTGGCCGAGGCGCTCGCCGGCCGCTTCTCCGCGCTGTCGACGCTGGACATTGACGTGGACCTCTCGCTTTCCCCGGAGGACGTGGCCAACATTGCGCTTATGGGCCCCGCCGGCCACCATACGGACCGCGCCGCACTGATCGGGCGGCTGGCCGGCCTGCCGCCAACCACCGGGGTGTCCGCACGGTTCCGCATAAGCGTCTTCGTGCCCTCGGAAAACCGCGCTCCATAA
- a CDS encoding VOC family protein has protein sequence MNLTIHWTFLPHNDADASLAFYRDTLGFELRNDVGYGGMRWLTVGPPDQPGTSVVLEPPAADPGITEEERRTITEMMAKGTYARLVLGTPDLDATFEKVQASGAEVVQEPTQQAYGVRDCAFRDPAGNLIRINEVS, from the coding sequence ATGAACCTCACCATTCACTGGACATTCCTTCCGCATAACGACGCCGACGCCTCCCTGGCGTTCTATCGCGACACCCTCGGGTTCGAACTCCGCAACGATGTGGGCTACGGCGGGATGCGCTGGCTCACCGTGGGCCCTCCGGACCAGCCCGGCACCTCTGTGGTCCTGGAACCGCCGGCGGCCGATCCCGGCATCACCGAGGAGGAGCGGCGCACCATCACCGAAATGATGGCCAAGGGCACCTACGCCCGCCTCGTGCTCGGCACCCCGGACCTGGACGCCACCTTCGAGAAAGTGCAGGCCAGCGGCGCCGAGGTGGTCCAGGAGCCCACCCAGCAGGCATACGGCGTCCGCGACTGCGCTTTCCGCGACCCGGCAGGCAACCTGATCCGCATCAACGAGGTCAGCTAG
- a CDS encoding peptide deformylase: MTHASPPTTYSPARIRETVQELLALEALPPIVQAGHPVLRQHAAPFEGQLEPEELSRLIVLMRKVMHAAPGVGLAAPQLGIPLQLAVLEDQFEIDEVTAAARGRAPLEFFAMLNPRYSRLGNGTAAFFEGCLSLSGLQAVVERPESVRLEYVTPDGGQVAKDFSGWQARIVQHETDHLHGRLYIDRAELRSLSTNTEYAARWAEPGIATASRELGFPAGLETLAD; this comes from the coding sequence ATGACCCACGCATCGCCGCCAACCACCTACAGCCCCGCCCGGATCAGGGAAACAGTCCAGGAACTGCTGGCCTTGGAGGCCCTGCCACCCATCGTGCAGGCCGGGCACCCGGTGCTGCGGCAGCACGCGGCTCCCTTCGAGGGCCAGCTCGAGCCCGAGGAACTCAGCCGGCTGATCGTCCTGATGCGGAAGGTCATGCACGCCGCGCCGGGGGTCGGGCTGGCAGCACCGCAGCTGGGTATTCCGCTTCAGCTGGCTGTCCTCGAAGACCAGTTCGAGATCGACGAGGTCACGGCCGCGGCCCGGGGCAGGGCACCGCTGGAGTTTTTCGCGATGCTTAATCCGCGGTACTCCCGCCTGGGCAACGGCACGGCCGCCTTCTTCGAAGGCTGCCTCTCCCTGTCAGGGCTGCAGGCTGTGGTGGAGCGTCCCGAAAGCGTGCGGCTGGAGTATGTAACGCCCGACGGCGGCCAGGTCGCCAAGGACTTCAGCGGCTGGCAGGCACGGATCGTGCAGCACGAAACCGACCACCTCCACGGCCGGCTCTACATCGACCGGGCCGAGCTGCGCTCGCTCAGCACCAACACCGAGTACGCCGCCCGCTGGGCCGAACCGGGCATCGCCACGGCCAGCCGGGAGCTCGGCTTCCCGGCCGGCCTGGAGACCCTGGCCGATTAG
- a CDS encoding helix-turn-helix transcriptional regulator, whose amino-acid sequence MTTRPAAEQRLDDLARLRRVRDRIDREYAQPLDVEALARGVNMSAGHLSRQFREAYGEPPYAYLMTRRIERAMALLRRGDLSVTEVCFAVGCSSLGTFSTRFTELVGIPPSAYRAQAAEETAGMPSCVVKQVSRPIRNREAVPSGRT is encoded by the coding sequence GTGACCACAAGACCCGCAGCAGAACAGCGTCTGGACGATCTGGCGCGGCTGCGCCGCGTCCGGGACCGCATCGACAGGGAGTACGCCCAGCCGCTGGATGTCGAGGCGCTTGCCCGCGGCGTGAACATGTCCGCCGGGCACCTCAGCAGGCAGTTCCGGGAAGCCTATGGCGAGCCGCCGTACGCCTACCTGATGACGCGGCGCATCGAGCGGGCGATGGCGCTTCTGCGGCGGGGCGACCTCAGCGTCACGGAGGTGTGTTTCGCCGTCGGCTGTTCCTCGCTGGGGACGTTCAGCACCCGCTTCACCGAGCTGGTCGGCATACCGCCCAGCGCGTACCGGGCACAGGCGGCGGAGGAGACGGCAGGGATGCCCTCGTGCGTGGTGAAACAGGTGAGCAGACCGATCAGGAATCGAGAAGCGGTCCCGTCCGGCCGTACCTAG
- a CDS encoding type III polyketide synthase, producing the protein MTVYVRALETAVPPTILIQHEARDVFAAQPGLTRLGSRLVSTCFDSAAIDTRYTAVRELTLDSTVENPQFFDPQTGLLRSPSTKARNNLFAEEATKLFIEAADAAVSKCDGVDPADITHLITVSCTGFFNPGPDYKIVRALGLNPAVQRYHLGFMGCYAAFPALRAAKSFCQADPGAVVLVVCAELCSLHVRTSNDPDTIMGSALFADGAAAAVVTARGDLASPPLLQLDHFETVLTPVGEDAMAWNIGDEGFEMVLGNYVPHIIDDHIVGALEPLLARDPSLRELAYSDITHWAIHPGGRSILDKVQSRLDLTDEQLRPARETLRNYGNMSSATVLFVLKHILDLPPREGDERICSMAFGPGLTVETGLFTKVRQRANNPDALAGGTLSGDTEPSLA; encoded by the coding sequence ATGACGGTCTATGTGAGAGCTCTCGAAACTGCAGTTCCGCCGACTATCCTCATCCAGCATGAGGCCCGAGACGTGTTCGCCGCCCAGCCGGGGCTGACCCGCCTTGGGTCACGGCTCGTGTCCACGTGCTTCGATTCGGCCGCCATCGACACCCGGTACACGGCGGTCCGCGAACTGACCCTGGACTCCACCGTCGAAAATCCCCAGTTTTTCGATCCGCAGACCGGCCTGCTGCGGAGCCCCAGCACCAAGGCACGCAACAACCTCTTCGCCGAAGAAGCAACGAAGCTTTTCATCGAGGCGGCAGACGCGGCCGTATCCAAGTGCGATGGTGTTGACCCGGCGGATATCACCCACCTCATCACGGTCTCCTGCACAGGCTTTTTCAACCCTGGGCCCGACTACAAGATCGTCCGCGCCCTCGGCCTCAACCCTGCGGTGCAGCGCTACCACCTGGGCTTCATGGGCTGCTACGCGGCCTTTCCGGCGCTCCGGGCAGCCAAGTCCTTCTGCCAGGCGGACCCGGGGGCAGTTGTGCTGGTGGTGTGCGCCGAACTGTGCTCGCTGCATGTCCGGACCTCCAACGATCCCGACACGATCATGGGATCCGCGCTGTTTGCGGACGGCGCTGCAGCCGCCGTCGTGACAGCCCGCGGGGACCTGGCATCCCCGCCGTTGCTCCAGCTGGACCATTTCGAGACGGTCCTGACTCCCGTGGGTGAGGACGCCATGGCCTGGAATATCGGCGATGAAGGTTTCGAGATGGTGCTCGGCAACTACGTGCCGCACATCATCGACGACCACATCGTGGGAGCGCTCGAGCCGCTGCTGGCACGCGACCCTTCCCTGCGGGAACTCGCGTACAGCGACATCACCCACTGGGCCATCCACCCGGGCGGCCGCAGCATCCTGGACAAGGTCCAGTCCCGGCTGGACCTCACCGACGAGCAGCTGCGGCCGGCCCGCGAAACGCTGCGGAACTACGGCAACATGAGCAGCGCCACGGTGCTCTTCGTCCTCAAGCACATTCTGGATCTTCCGCCGCGGGAGGGGGACGAACGCATCTGCTCCATGGCGTTCGGCCCGGGCCTGACAGTGGAAACCGGGCTGTTCACGAAGGTGCGGCAGCGGGCGAATAACCCGGACGCGCTGGCGGGCGGCACTCTTTCCGGCGACACAGAGCCGTCCCTGGCCTGA